Proteins encoded together in one Ignavibacteriales bacterium window:
- the secD gene encoding protein translocase subunit SecD, with the protein MKKNRGKLIFIVASILLSFYFLYPTYKDYKFTKELRALVGEDSVKYLDQNEAAMREARIKRVKLGLDLQGGMRVVLEVNVLKLLEDVAKSKDSLFESILNETKAVATTTDQDIINVFQSKFQAREVRMSRYYGNIRDTDNDVVSRLKSESDNAIDRAMEIVRNRVDQYGVSEPSIQKQGGTRIIVELPGVSKESEVRQLLQGTALLEFKLLIEPEIASKVYESIDKTLAGKPIIDSTSDTSKNIAKEEKPVKSDSTGLDSSLAQIPEDQAKSEEQAKKEHPFFALATTLPQQDRGWNGELYTAEENKAKVMRILDRPEIKRLIPSDMGFVWSGKQSFIAEGKKYYALYAVKRVPELTGSVIVNARATIDPTYNKPIVTMEMNDEGSRDWARITGANVNKRIAIIMDNACFSAPNVQQKIIGGNSQITGMDNVDEAKLLEIVLKAGALPAPVDIIQQTTVGPSLGEDSIRQGIFSSLLAFGLTMLFMIFYYRIGGTMADIALLLNLLFVLAVLAGFQGTLTLPGIAGIILTMAVAVDANVLIYERIREESVTGKTLSAAIDVGYSKAFTAIFDSNVTTFITGVILYQFGSGPIQGFALTLMIGIVASMFSAIVITRVIFDIMTERGKSISFG; encoded by the coding sequence GTGAAGAAGAACCGTGGCAAGCTGATATTCATTGTTGCCTCTATCCTGCTTTCGTTTTACTTCCTCTATCCAACATACAAAGACTATAAGTTCACAAAAGAACTTCGTGCTTTGGTAGGTGAAGATAGCGTAAAGTATCTCGATCAGAATGAAGCCGCAATGCGTGAAGCGCGAATTAAGCGCGTTAAATTAGGACTTGATCTTCAAGGCGGAATGCGTGTCGTTCTCGAAGTTAATGTTTTAAAGCTTCTTGAAGACGTTGCAAAAAGCAAAGATTCATTGTTCGAATCAATACTCAACGAAACTAAAGCTGTTGCGACAACAACAGATCAAGACATCATAAATGTTTTCCAATCGAAATTCCAGGCGCGTGAAGTAAGGATGAGCCGTTATTACGGCAACATCCGCGACACTGACAACGATGTGGTGAGCCGTTTGAAAAGCGAATCGGACAATGCTATCGATCGTGCGATGGAGATCGTAAGAAACCGTGTCGATCAATACGGCGTATCGGAACCATCGATTCAGAAACAAGGCGGAACCCGAATCATAGTGGAGTTACCGGGTGTAAGCAAAGAATCTGAAGTCCGTCAACTGCTTCAAGGCACAGCGCTACTGGAATTCAAACTCCTTATAGAACCAGAGATTGCATCCAAGGTCTATGAATCAATCGATAAAACCCTTGCCGGCAAGCCGATTATAGATTCCACGTCTGATACCTCTAAGAATATTGCTAAAGAAGAAAAACCGGTGAAAAGTGATTCTACCGGACTCGATAGTTCACTCGCTCAAATTCCGGAAGATCAAGCCAAATCCGAAGAGCAGGCGAAGAAAGAACATCCGTTCTTCGCGCTCGCCACAACCCTCCCGCAGCAAGATCGTGGCTGGAACGGCGAGTTGTATACTGCCGAAGAGAATAAGGCAAAAGTAATGCGCATACTTGACCGCCCGGAAATAAAGCGTTTAATTCCGTCGGATATGGGTTTCGTTTGGTCCGGTAAGCAAAGTTTTATCGCTGAAGGAAAAAAATATTATGCTCTCTACGCAGTTAAGCGTGTTCCGGAGCTAACCGGAAGCGTAATTGTAAATGCTCGCGCCACCATCGATCCTACATATAACAAACCAATCGTTACGATGGAGATGAACGATGAGGGTTCTCGCGATTGGGCGCGGATAACCGGCGCTAATGTAAACAAACGCATCGCCATCATCATGGATAATGCGTGTTTCTCTGCTCCTAATGTCCAGCAAAAAATTATCGGCGGTAATTCACAAATCACCGGTATGGACAATGTTGACGAAGCAAAATTATTAGAAATCGTGCTCAAAGCAGGCGCGTTACCCGCACCGGTGGATATCATTCAACAAACCACCGTCGGTCCTTCTCTTGGTGAAGACTCGATCCGTCAAGGCATATTTTCATCGTTGCTTGCATTTGGTTTAACAATGCTATTTATGATTTTCTATTACCGAATTGGCGGAACAATGGCTGATATAGCTTTGCTGCTGAATCTTCTTTTCGTACTCGCAGTTCTTGCGGGATTTCAGGGTACGCTTACATTGCCCGGTATCGCAGGTATAATTTTAACGATGGCGGTAGCAGTCGACGCCAACGTGCTTATTTATGAACGCATACGTGAAGAATCAGTCACAGGCAAAACCCTTTCCGCAGCAATTGATGTTGGATACAGCAAAGCCTTCACCGCAATTTTCGATTCGAACGTTACCACGTTCATAACCGGCGTTATACTGTATCAATTCGGCAGCGGACCCATTCAAGGATTCGCTTTGACGCTGATGATCGGTATCGTTGCGAGTATGTTCAGTGCAATCG
- a CDS encoding family 10 glycosylhydrolase, protein MRYIAIGCFLLIGYCISNSQSGSYHSFPRKHEVRAVWLTTVNSLDWPPSIDPEEQRSSLKEIVRKLKDANFNTIYFQVRSRADAMYKSSFEPWAQQLTGVLGKDPGWDPLQFLIEEAHANKMEVHTWVNTYIAWTKKEPPPRTKPLHVYFEHPEWLQQVNGESWFDPGIPAVRNYILKVVLEIVDKYDIDGVQFDFIRYTNKPFPDEGTFKIYGNGSRREDWRRENINRFVKAFHDSVMLKKPMLKIGAAPIGIYKNFPGAKGQQSYSELYQDSRRWLTEGWMDYLVPQTYWTLGTTQGDPDFSIVIKEWAANSSDRQIIAGVGAFKQDVFDEISSLIDTTRNTGLSGNSFFRYDNIKEALSMGNRYEYPAQIPPMPWKDSIPPLPPSTVLVSNITDGIFQINWEKESAPRDGEEAVLYNIYRSAVQPIDINNPVNIIGTVTSDETNFLDTIKHITSSKYYYGVTSLDKGNNESPIAVESVIIPEIVELSAALHFQNYLKIIRAEAGSSDFFFMYEISDTSPVILKIIDQYNKEIVTVVDQYQSSGKYIAGADLSELKEGEYTCLFLAGDSITKKKFFFKE, encoded by the coding sequence ATGCGATATATTGCCATAGGTTGTTTTTTGCTCATCGGATATTGTATTTCAAATTCACAATCCGGTAGTTATCATTCATTTCCCCGAAAACATGAAGTGCGGGCGGTTTGGCTGACAACAGTTAACAGTCTGGATTGGCCACCATCAATTGATCCTGAAGAACAGCGATCTTCGTTGAAAGAAATTGTACGCAAACTTAAGGATGCAAATTTTAATACTATATATTTTCAAGTGCGCAGTCGTGCCGACGCGATGTACAAATCGAGTTTTGAACCTTGGGCGCAACAGCTAACCGGTGTGCTTGGTAAAGATCCGGGATGGGACCCTCTCCAGTTTTTAATTGAAGAAGCGCACGCGAATAAGATGGAAGTTCATACATGGGTCAATACATATATCGCATGGACAAAAAAAGAACCGCCTCCGCGAACAAAACCTCTGCATGTTTATTTTGAACATCCCGAATGGTTGCAACAGGTGAACGGTGAATCGTGGTTCGATCCTGGAATTCCGGCGGTACGAAATTACATTCTCAAAGTTGTGCTCGAAATTGTGGATAAATATGATATCGACGGTGTCCAATTCGATTTTATTCGATACACAAATAAACCATTCCCCGATGAAGGTACTTTTAAAATTTATGGGAATGGATCGCGCCGTGAAGATTGGAGGCGCGAAAATATCAACAGGTTTGTAAAAGCATTTCATGATTCTGTAATGTTAAAAAAACCGATGCTTAAAATTGGTGCCGCACCAATCGGCATTTATAAAAATTTTCCCGGCGCCAAGGGGCAACAAAGTTATTCCGAACTCTATCAGGATTCGCGCAGATGGCTTACCGAAGGTTGGATGGATTATCTTGTCCCTCAAACATACTGGACATTGGGAACAACGCAAGGTGATCCCGATTTCAGTATCGTAATTAAAGAGTGGGCGGCGAATTCATCAGACAGACAAATTATAGCAGGCGTAGGCGCATTTAAGCAAGATGTGTTTGATGAGATTTCATCGTTGATCGATACCACGAGGAATACGGGTTTGTCCGGTAACTCATTCTTCAGGTATGATAATATCAAAGAGGCATTGTCGATGGGAAACCGGTATGAATATCCCGCCCAGATTCCCCCAATGCCGTGGAAAGATTCTATTCCACCTTTGCCGCCATCTACCGTTTTAGTTTCGAATATAACCGATGGGATTTTTCAGATTAATTGGGAAAAAGAAAGTGCACCGCGCGATGGAGAGGAAGCGGTTTTATACAACATTTATCGCTCGGCAGTCCAGCCGATAGATATTAATAATCCGGTCAATATTATCGGAACCGTAACATCGGATGAAACGAATTTCCTCGATACGATCAAGCATATTACTTCATCGAAATATTACTATGGTGTTACATCTTTGGATAAAGGTAATAATGAAAGTCCGATAGCCGTAGAGAGTGTAATAATTCCGGAAATTGTCGAGTTATCTGCAGCGTTACATTTTCAGAATTATCTTAAAATTATTCGTGCCGAAGCTGGGTCATCCGATTTCTTCTTCATGTACGAAATATCCGATACATCGCCTGTGATCTTAAAAATAATTGATCAGTATAACAAGGAAATCGTTACGGTGGTAGATCAATATCAAAGTTCAGGGAAGTACATTGCCGGAGCCGATTTATCCGAACTAAAAGAGGGAGAATACACTTGTCTTTTTCTAGCGGGAGATTCTATAACGAAAAAGAAATTCTTTTTTAAAGAATGA
- a CDS encoding TRAP transporter large permease subunit: MEYLIIGILLLLLALIGAPLFSLIGALALYLFTISGGEAKFVIAELTRLADFPSLIAIPLFTFAGYLLAESKAPQRLVNLSQAIVGSVPGGLAVVALFSCAIFTAFTGASGVTIVALGGLLLPIMLKEGYPEKFSLGLLTTSGSLGLLFPPSLPIILYGLVAQISINKLFIAGLVPGTILIILLALYSITISMRSKITKIPFEWKNVLQTIRASAWELPLPIIVIGGIYGGVFTATEAAAVTAFYVLVVEVFIYKDIKLFKDVPRVMQKSMLLVGAIFVVLGTALGLTNYFIDAQIPERLFEWIRQFIDNKYTFLVLLNCVLLIVNMIEIFSAIIIVVPLIIPIANQYGVDPIHLGIIFLLNLEIGYMLPPLGLNLFIGSLRFERPMSAMYRVTIPFMAILLALLLLVTYYPMLSLWLVNLLGVQ; this comes from the coding sequence ATGGAATATTTAATAATCGGAATTCTACTTCTACTTCTCGCACTGATTGGCGCGCCATTGTTTTCTTTAATAGGTGCATTAGCGTTATATCTTTTCACGATCAGTGGCGGAGAAGCAAAATTTGTGATAGCAGAGCTGACACGGCTTGCCGATTTCCCATCGCTCATCGCGATTCCATTATTCACGTTCGCCGGTTACCTCCTTGCCGAGAGCAAAGCCCCGCAGCGACTTGTCAATCTATCCCAAGCTATCGTCGGTTCAGTCCCGGGCGGACTTGCGGTTGTGGCATTATTTTCGTGTGCTATTTTCACCGCTTTCACCGGCGCTTCGGGTGTTACAATAGTGGCGCTCGGCGGATTGCTACTCCCAATTATGTTAAAAGAGGGTTACCCCGAAAAATTTTCACTCGGATTACTAACCACCAGCGGAAGCTTGGGATTGTTGTTCCCCCCGAGTCTCCCGATAATATTGTACGGACTTGTAGCACAAATTTCCATCAACAAATTATTCATCGCAGGATTAGTACCGGGCACCATACTGATCATATTATTAGCACTTTATTCGATAACGATCAGCATGAGATCGAAAATTACAAAAATTCCGTTTGAGTGGAAGAACGTGCTTCAAACAATTCGGGCATCGGCTTGGGAATTACCGCTTCCTATTATCGTCATCGGTGGTATTTACGGCGGAGTTTTCACCGCGACCGAAGCCGCCGCGGTTACCGCTTTTTATGTTCTTGTGGTCGAAGTATTCATCTACAAAGATATTAAACTGTTCAAAGATGTTCCGCGTGTCATGCAAAAGAGCATGCTGTTAGTGGGAGCGATCTTCGTTGTTTTAGGAACCGCGCTCGGATTAACCAATTATTTCATCGACGCTCAGATTCCCGAACGGTTATTCGAATGGATAAGACAATTCATCGATAATAAATATACATTTTTAGTTTTGCTGAATTGCGTCCTTCTCATAGTGAACATGATAGAGATTTTCTCAGCGATCATCATAGTTGTTCCTCTCATAATCCCTATCGCGAATCAATATGGCGTGGATCCAATTCATCTCGGCATAATATTTCTTCTCAACCTCGAAATCGGTTATATGCTCCCGCCGCTTGGATTAAACCTTTTTATCGGAAGTTTACGATTCGAACGGCCGATGTCGGCGATGTACCGCGTTACAATTCCGTTCATGGCGATATTACTCGCTTTGTTACTGTTGGTTACTTATTATCCGATGTTAAGTTTGTGGTTAGTTAATTTACTTGGCGTTCAATAA
- a CDS encoding TRAP transporter small permease yields MKQLETFNRAIHWVERSLIVTLLIVMVSLAFTQVILRNLFSFGFLWADPLLRYMVMWVGFLGAVIATREGKHFGVDFLNRYLPKKALHGVRIFVDAFAAVVSYLLMYAAFQFLFEAIGAEETDLFDIPKRFYFSIIPIGFGLIGLQFLFNILKDAKLLLSSDDRTKSPESPHTFF; encoded by the coding sequence GTGAAACAGTTAGAAACATTTAATCGCGCCATACACTGGGTTGAACGCTCGCTGATCGTCACACTATTAATCGTGATGGTATCCTTGGCATTCACTCAGGTTATTCTACGGAATTTATTTTCTTTCGGATTTTTATGGGCAGACCCGTTATTAAGATATATGGTTATGTGGGTAGGATTTCTTGGAGCGGTAATAGCAACACGTGAAGGGAAACATTTTGGTGTAGATTTTTTAAACCGGTATCTCCCCAAAAAAGCATTGCACGGAGTCAGAATTTTCGTCGATGCTTTTGCGGCTGTCGTCTCATACTTGTTGATGTACGCTGCGTTCCAATTCCTTTTCGAAGCGATCGGCGCTGAAGAAACAGATCTCTTTGATATACCGAAAAGGTTTTATTTCTCGATTATTCCGATCGGGTTTGGATTAATCGGATTACAATTTCTATTCAACATTTTGAAAGATGCAAAACTGTTGCTTTCTTCCGATGATCGGACAAAATCCCCTGAATCTCCTCACACATTCTTTTAA
- the dctP gene encoding TRAP transporter substrate-binding protein DctP, producing the protein MNVMKEYDQAIRKESGGQLGFRMYPGGVQGDEKDLLRKIRLGQLHSAGVTGNGLTTVAPVARIMDSPFLFKSYDEVDNIYSLFDKDFSKSFNDNEFVNLGWAEVGFVYIFTNSPVRVTDDLKGVKMWMWEGDPIAEATFKSIGIHPIPLSITDVLTSLQTKLIDGIYISPYAAIALQWFSRVKYMLDLPLADAAGAVIISKKKFDQIPANLQDILIRNGKKYMQKLTQLSRQENAKAIETLKKKGITILTPPSEKAISSYEENGRKARHLLAGKLFTEDLLNKVETAVTEFRKKNNKKSK; encoded by the coding sequence ATGAACGTCATGAAAGAATATGACCAGGCGATTAGAAAAGAGAGCGGTGGACAACTTGGGTTCAGGATGTACCCCGGCGGAGTTCAAGGTGACGAAAAGGACCTTTTACGAAAAATACGTCTAGGACAGTTGCACAGCGCGGGTGTTACCGGTAACGGTTTAACAACCGTCGCACCGGTTGCTCGCATCATGGACTCTCCATTCCTCTTCAAATCATACGATGAGGTCGACAATATATATTCTCTTTTCGATAAAGATTTTTCAAAATCGTTCAATGATAATGAATTTGTAAATTTGGGATGGGCAGAAGTCGGTTTTGTTTATATATTTACAAATTCACCTGTTAGAGTTACCGATGATTTGAAAGGTGTTAAAATGTGGATGTGGGAAGGCGATCCGATTGCGGAAGCAACGTTTAAATCAATCGGCATCCATCCGATTCCATTATCGATCACCGACGTCTTAACCTCTTTACAGACTAAATTGATTGACGGAATTTACATTTCTCCTTATGCCGCAATCGCATTACAGTGGTTCTCGCGCGTGAAGTATATGCTTGATCTACCGTTAGCAGATGCCGCCGGTGCGGTGATCATATCGAAGAAAAAATTCGATCAAATACCGGCTAACCTGCAGGATATTTTAATCCGTAACGGGAAAAAATATATGCAAAAATTAACTCAACTGAGCAGGCAGGAAAATGCCAAAGCGATTGAGACTTTGAAGAAAAAGGGAATAACCATCCTCACTCCTCCATCTGAGAAAGCGATATCTTCTTATGAAGAAAATGGGAGAAAAGCACGGCATTTGCTCGCGGGTAAGTTATTCACGGAAGATTTGCTTAACAAGGTTGAAACAGCTGTAACGGAATTCAGGAAGAAAAATAATAAAAAATCGAAGTGA
- a CDS encoding heavy metal response regulator transcription factor: MKILIIEDEKKVAKFIQQGLEEEHYTVDVTHDGESGSKLAQNGNYDLLVLDILLPKKDGITILKEIRAKKNMTPVIMLTAKTSIEDRVEGLDSGADDYLTKPFAFAELLARVRSLLRRGSAEKTTIIHVADLQLDIIAHKAKRGEKIIELTGKEYALLEYFMRNVDRVLTRTIISEHIWNYNFDTGTNVIDVYINHLRSKVDDGFEKKLIHTVRGVGYVMKDQ, translated from the coding sequence ATGAAAATTCTAATTATAGAAGATGAGAAAAAGGTTGCGAAATTTATCCAGCAGGGACTGGAAGAAGAGCATTATACAGTTGATGTCACTCATGATGGTGAGAGTGGATCGAAGCTTGCTCAAAACGGCAATTATGACCTGCTGGTTCTAGATATCCTCCTACCCAAAAAAGATGGGATTACGATTTTGAAAGAGATCCGGGCAAAAAAGAACATGACACCCGTGATTATGCTGACTGCCAAAACTTCGATAGAAGACAGAGTTGAAGGACTTGATAGCGGTGCCGACGATTATTTGACAAAACCTTTCGCCTTCGCCGAGCTTCTTGCGCGGGTCCGTTCTTTGCTCCGCCGGGGATCGGCTGAGAAAACTACGATTATACATGTTGCCGATCTTCAACTCGATATCATAGCCCATAAAGCGAAGCGTGGTGAGAAAATTATCGAACTCACGGGTAAAGAGTATGCTCTTCTGGAATATTTCATGCGAAACGTTGATCGTGTTTTGACGAGAACAATCATCTCGGAACATATCTGGAATTATAATTTCGATACAGGCACAAATGTTATCGATGTTTATATCAATCATCTTCGGAGCAAGGTCGACGATGGTTTCGAAAAAAAACTTATTCACACCGTTCGCGGGGTTGGATATGTGATGAAGGATCAATGA
- a CDS encoding HAMP domain-containing protein: MFLVLKSIRARLTFWYSLLLLTTLVAFGLIAYTYSRRQLTDSLDISLSNEVQWVKGFIEPKGAKVKPSKRFATKKKSVPLSQVIETPAQDTLAMSEADEDIWNQIYEHALLNPKKTLIEVTDKKGAVIFRSFTVGEDSLLVGEAPLNTVQINTVKNERGENLRVASTSTKTNNIYVAYPLAEVREVLDNLFSIFLILIPIALAISIGGGWFFAYSSLRSVDNITRTVQKITAHNLDQQIPEHPVNDEIGRLVSTFNGMIVRLRQSFDQIRQFSLDASHELRTPLTIMRGEVELALRNPKENEEYRRVLASILDEILRLSTIIENLLTLAKADHVQTEVLFKEQVQLDDLMAEINEDSEMLALRKNIHVVNVANEKLIVNGDRLRLRQLLLNLVDNAIKYTPEDGSVFISLERENTYAKITIRDTGIGIPVGEQAKIFDRFYRVDKARSRELGGSGLGLSIAKWIADMHKGRISVESEIDKGSAFCVFLPLNLDQASQISAPSEK; encoded by the coding sequence ATGTTCCTGGTTTTAAAATCGATTCGTGCACGACTAACATTTTGGTATTCTTTACTCCTTCTCACTACGCTTGTAGCGTTTGGATTGATTGCCTACACTTATTCCCGCCGACAGCTTACAGATAGCTTGGATATTTCATTGAGCAATGAGGTGCAATGGGTAAAAGGATTTATAGAACCGAAAGGAGCCAAGGTAAAACCAAGTAAGCGGTTCGCCACAAAGAAAAAATCCGTTCCGTTGAGTCAGGTGATAGAAACTCCTGCGCAGGATACACTTGCGATGAGTGAGGCAGATGAAGATATCTGGAATCAAATCTATGAACATGCTTTGTTGAATCCGAAAAAAACATTAATAGAGGTCACTGATAAAAAAGGAGCGGTAATTTTCCGCTCATTCACGGTGGGAGAAGATAGTTTATTAGTTGGTGAAGCTCCGTTAAATACAGTCCAGATAAATACCGTGAAGAATGAGCGTGGAGAAAATTTACGGGTCGCATCCACATCGACAAAAACTAATAATATTTACGTCGCTTACCCGCTTGCGGAAGTTCGTGAAGTGCTTGATAATTTATTTTCGATTTTTCTGATACTTATTCCGATTGCTTTGGCAATCTCGATTGGAGGCGGATGGTTTTTCGCCTATTCATCGCTGCGTTCCGTAGACAACATTACAAGAACAGTTCAGAAGATAACCGCTCACAACCTCGATCAGCAGATTCCAGAACATCCAGTCAACGATGAAATAGGTAGATTGGTTTCAACATTTAACGGTATGATTGTTCGTTTGAGACAATCGTTCGATCAAATTCGTCAATTTTCTCTCGATGCATCTCATGAACTGCGCACACCCCTGACTATAATGCGAGGCGAAGTTGAACTGGCGCTTCGAAATCCGAAGGAGAATGAAGAATATCGCCGTGTGTTGGCGAGTATACTGGATGAAATCTTGCGGTTGTCGACTATCATTGAAAACCTCTTGACATTAGCGAAAGCCGATCATGTTCAAACTGAAGTTCTTTTCAAAGAACAAGTTCAATTAGATGATTTGATGGCTGAGATAAATGAAGACAGTGAAATGCTCGCTCTGAGAAAAAATATTCATGTCGTAAATGTAGCTAATGAAAAGTTAATTGTGAACGGAGATCGATTGCGGCTACGACAATTACTGCTTAATCTTGTTGATAACGCTATTAAGTATACACCGGAGGATGGATCTGTTTTTATTTCGCTCGAACGAGAAAACACCTATGCAAAGATTACAATCAGAGATACCGGAATTGGAATCCCGGTCGGTGAGCAAGCGAAGATATTCGACAGATTTTATCGTGTCGATAAAGCCCGCTCCCGCGAATTAGGTGGAAGCGGTCTTGGACTTTCCATAGCGAAATGGATTGCTGATATGCACAAAGGACGAATATCCGTTGAAAGCGAAATAGATAAAGGTAGCGCGTTCTGTGTGTTCTTACCGCTTAATCTCGATCAGGCTTCTCAGATATCGGCGCCCAGCGAAAAATAA